Part of the Georgenia sp. TF02-10 genome, TCTCGGTGTCCAGGGCGTGCACGACGAAGTAGTACCGGTGCGCCCGGTCCCCGGGCGGCGGCGCCGCACCGGTGTAGGCGTGCTCGCCGTCGTCGTTGCGCAGGTGAGAGGCCGCGCCCGGGAGCATCAGGTCGGACTGCCCGGCGCCCTGCTCCAGCTCGGTGGTGCCGGCGTCCAGGTCCACCACCGCCCAGTGCCACCAGCCCGACGGCGTGGGGGCGTCCGGGTCGAAGCAGGTGACCACGAAGCCCCTGGTCTCGGCCGGGAACCCGGACCAGGACAGCTGGGGCGAGACGTTGCCGCCGGCCTTGCTGTGCGCCGCCGGCATGGGGGCGCCGTCGGTGAGGTCGGTGGAGGTCACCGAGAACGCGGGCACGGCGGGCAGCTTCTCGTAGGGGTCCTGCGCGAGGGGTCGGTCGAGGTTCACGTGTCCTCCTCCTGCTCGGGAACTGCTCGGTCAGCTGTCCAACCTATCCCGCTCCGGGGACACGGGCCGGCCGGGTCGGTGGGGCCGGGCGATGTCACCGGCCGCGGCGACGATGCCTGGGTGGCCGCG contains:
- a CDS encoding YbhB/YbcL family Raf kinase inhibitor-like protein, which gives rise to MNLDRPLAQDPYEKLPAVPAFSVTSTDLTDGAPMPAAHSKAGGNVSPQLSWSGFPAETRGFVVTCFDPDAPTPSGWWHWAVVDLDAGTTELEQGAGQSDLMLPGAASHLRNDDGEHAYTGAAPPPGDRAHRYYFVVHALDTETLELDEDVSLAKAAGTARPHTLARGILVATFQS